Proteins encoded within one genomic window of Arachis ipaensis cultivar K30076 chromosome B08, Araip1.1, whole genome shotgun sequence:
- the LOC107611231 gene encoding glutathione S-transferase T3-like produces MPNSLCFYWNRFSKLLVNPSEHLQWVIPIQLFSDTLRNLSLEKQRSKFPHGVQDFVNPCVLDAIDLNDDDIEDRRQDSIQHWHWKEDEMLISGWLNVSTDPVVGTDQKGKTFWSQIHSYCVEFCSDMTRGVVACKKQWYKINKAVAQFAGCYDQASRNIRSGSNADDIKELAYKLYSTNYGQKFTFERHWNMLRLEQKWRSQLPTQSSGSKRTKVSATGAYSSSSNPETPLADEPGVDSPVHPQGSKKSKQKGKGKAQMSEDFSERKSSVVKKLSLMEDIKNVREKELMDREKEREEDKEHRAKIMAIKEKELQIQAAMKEQELQAQAAMQEKELQTQRYIKEMEIKAKEREIERMAKEREIDMQILNADTSTMSEKRQALHEIACEKIIAKWFT; encoded by the exons ATGCCCAACTCGTTGTGCTTCTATTGGAAT AGGTTCTCGAAATTGTTGGTCAACCCTTCAGAGCATCTCCAATGGGTGATCCCCATTCAACTTTTTTCTGACACTTTGAGAAACTTATCGTTGGAGAAGCAGAGAAGCAAATTCCCTCACGGAGTTCAAG ATTTTGTCAACCCTTGTGTATTAGATGCTATCGAccttaatgatgatgatattgaagaTCGGAGGCAAGATAGTATTCAACACTGGCATTGGAAAGAGGATGAGATGCTGATCAGTGGATGGTTAAATGTTTCAACTGACCCTGTAGTTGGTACCGATCAAAAGGGGAAAACATTTTGGAGTCAAATTCATAGCTACTGTGTAGAATTTTGCTCCGACATGACAAGAGGGGTagttgcatgtaagaaacaatgGTATAAGATTAACAAGGCTGTTGCACAATTTGCTGGTTGCTACGATCAAGCTAGTCGAAACATAAGGAGTGGTTCGAACGCTGATGATATAAAGGAGTTGGCTTATAAACTTTATTCCACAAATTATGGTCAAAAGTTTACTTTTGAGAGGCATTGGAATATGCTTCGGTTGGAGCAAAAATGGAGAAGCCAACTACCTACACAGAGTAGCGGCTCAAAGAGAACCAAGGTTAGTGCAACTGGAGCATACTCATCCTCATCAAACCCAGAAACACCGTTGGCTGACGAACCCGGTGTGGACTCTCCCGTTCACCCACAAGGATCAAAGAAGAGCAAGCAAAAAGGTAAGGGAAAAGCACAGATGTCTGAAGATTTTAGTGAAAGAAAATCATCGGTTGTCAAAAAAttatctctcatggaagatattaAGAATGTTAGAGAAAAGGAACTAATGGAtagggaaaaagaaagagaagaggataAGGAACATAGAGCAAAGATTATGGCAATCAAAGAGAAGGAGTTACAAATTCAAGCggcaatgaaagaacaagaattacaagcTCAAGCAGCAATGCAAGAAAAAGAATTACAGACTCAGAGGTATATTAAAGAAATGGAGATAAAAGCAAAAGAAAGGGAAATAGAAAGGATGGCCAAGGAAAGGGAAATAGATATGCAAATACTTAATGCTGACACGTCTACAATGAGTGAAAAACGACAAGCTCTTCATGAGATTGCATGTGAGAAAATAATCGCCAAGTGGTTTACTTAA